aaattgcaatctattagatagaactttcgcaaaaattttgtaatccgcgtttgacaatgtgattggtcgatagccttcaacagaacgcagtttctctttatctgaactttttggaattagaactgtgtgggttttgcaaaaagactgCGGAAGGGCGTCAATTTCTAAACTTGTAATAAAGATATCCAATAATATGGGgctgataattgatttgaaagctttgtaaaattcacttgaaagtccatcggggccgggtgttttcgacagaggcagctgatcaatagctagctcaatttcttgaatcgtaaggctaccactgatgactgcacagtcatcatcctgtaatggTTTTACAAGACATACAAAACTGTCtgaaacttttgcatcgtgatcattcGGAGAGGCACTAAACAACATAGTGTAGAAAGTTTCGAACTGAGAAAttatgtcattagtatttgttagaagactaccttcggagtatatttccggaattactttggaaataccgtgacgtcgctcgtcaagtaaagcttgacgtgttggttgctcagattgcagagcgcgcatgtttcgagatcgaattcgcgcacctctgtaacgcagtgcgtcatacttttgtaactcacatttaatgttttctatgtcaacaatgtatgagaaagaagaagacggcgttccgaacggtcgcttttctcatgttctccgcttcaaaggatttatcggcccctggccgaggtgctgctcaggcttcagccagcagcaatgactaccgtgttgtgttaccccgtcttcctaccggtaagctggttgtggactccgttttcctgcatgctgacttaagtggCCGACCGTACCgagcccaagacttcagagacgcccttcggaacgttattgacctgaaggaaataagttccatcggacaatttcagatgtcgcacgtgtggatggtgacgtgcaaatcagggatgacaaaatcaaagctagtcgCATGCGGGgaattatccgtaaaaggtagacgctgcgtcgtcattgatcctgagcccacggaagttaaaatgaagcttttgtggcttcctgagcgtttggaagacgactacattcgagatgcgctccaggcttacgggaaagtcaagtctatatcagcagaaagctggagagtatcggagatggaacaaatgcgtacgctaaatcgggacgtggtgttgactcttgccgatggagtgagcgtgggggacgttccacatctactacctgtttgtggagtgcagagtcTCGTATTAattccaggccggcccccactttgtctgcgctgtaacaaggtggggcacattcgtcgaaactgcagaaccccacgttgtgaaaCCTGCCGGCGCTTTGGTCACACAGCTGAAGAATGTGTCGTAACATACGCCGATAAGTTACGACACAGAACAAAGCCTCCGGATGAAAGCTTGCAAGAACACATAATGGACATTACGGAGGTTCTTGACGCGacgggagacgttccctcttccgcggaGACCCGCTGTGCCACTAAGGCCCCTCTGCCTGTTAAAGACAGTCACAATGCCATCGCAGAACTGcccgtgaaaaaagaaagtagcgaagagaaagatGAGCAACCGAAGCAACAACCCAAAGGAGCACCCGCTACCATGGAGCCAGCTGCTGCCCAGCAAGCGAATGAGGGAGCCGGAGATGACTCATCTGATGCACCCAAGCAACTCGACACGTGCACTGAGCCGGCAGAGGACAGCCGAAGTAACGCGGATACTTCagttccgaagcgccgtgcgaccaacagatcggaatcaagcacagacagcgagacgaccagtaccacaagaaaagcCCTTCGCCGCAAAACATCGAAACACTCAGGAAAGTGCCGACGATCACGGTCCAGAAGGCCAGGTGGGGtttcggagggagcctcaccgttgccctctaggaccgatcacatagatcattaggtccaaatacttggtagtcaccatggccctgtcccagcaacttctaTTCGCAACCTTGAAGTACGAGGCCTTAGGTatttgcagaaacaggcgcagcttcgccggcttttgtctaggaagcgcctcgacttcgtcgccgtgcaggagacgaagattgagagtgacgacgagacagatagggctttgcgaccttttctcTCTAAGTATAATGTTTGTGTTTCACACGCTGTTGGTTTATCtgcgggctgtttcctgtttctgaaaaagagcctactttaTTCAGCTTTTAGTTATCATGTCGACACCgaaggtcgatatatatgttgtgattttgtgttgcagggtgtgccatggcgcatagtcaacgtctatgcatttaatgacgctgcaaaacgaacTCTTTTATGTGATACTGTGTCTAGTCTATTGgactgtgatcgctgcattgttttaatgggagatttcaattgtgtatgcgaTCCGAACGATCGAAGCGGCAataacactcagcgggacaggagtggtgaagttttgtctaacataatagaaaatgcagggctcgttgatataggagtgtcgggacagggagctcgctcttatacaagAATTCAAGGCCATTCCTACGCCCGtcttgatcggatttatgttaCTACGCCACGCCATCACATGGGAACtcgcggataatttgccatgtcaaatcCGAGAAGTAGcttgtttcgcagagctacgtctcatacagacatggttgatgcgctatcgtccagcaactaaaactcacgcctgtaccagaaagaaaaagttgccgtccgtattcagcagtatgcttggaagtgccacaccatcgaatttcacttgcgattgctgttttaacttcgaaaaaaagtcctaaatgaaccgccgacccgggatggtgtatggcctgttactgccgatttcgatagccatttctggttcttcacgcaaaggatatgcaccgtttccttagtgcagtgatgcctttcagcCAAGACGCCTGGCTAGTCAtagatcttcgtcagagaagcgcgggctagtgctgggaggcttcggcgatagcacacatacctgtgtttatgacgcgtcacatctgcgGTCATCGCTTTTTATGCTGGCACTGCAGACAtgaaaaatatatttatttaagaacatcgatgcgaaagctgatatatagagtgatttatccttgttagatttGTTGATTCCTGCGCCTAGACACTCCTAG
This Dermacentor albipictus isolate Rhodes 1998 colony chromosome 1, USDA_Dalb.pri_finalv2, whole genome shotgun sequence DNA region includes the following protein-coding sequences:
- the LOC135907688 gene encoding uncharacterized protein, with product MFSASKDLSAPGRGAAQASASSNDYRVVLPRLPTGKLVVDSVFLHADLSGRPYRAQDFRDALRNVIDLKEISSIGQFQMSHVWMVTCKSGMTKSKLVACGELSVKGRRCVVIDPEPTEVKMKLLWLPERLEDDYIRDALQAYGKVKSISAESWRVSEMEQMRTLNRDVVLTLADGVSVGDVPHLLPVCGVQSLVLIPGRPPLCLRCNKVGHIRRNCRTPRCETCRRFGHTAEECVVTYADKLRHRTKPPDESLQEHIMDITEVLDATGDVPSSAETRCATKAPLPVKDSHNAIAELPVKKESSEEKDEQPKQQPKGAPATMEPAAAQQANEGAGDDSSDAPKQLDTCTEPAEDSRSNADTSVPKRRATNRSESSTDSETTSTTRKALRRKTSKHSGKCRRSRSRRPGGVSEGASPLPSRTDHIDH